Genomic DNA from Haemorhous mexicanus isolate bHaeMex1 chromosome 20, bHaeMex1.pri, whole genome shotgun sequence:
GAGTTGCTTATATTGCGTTCCTTTTGCgctaagaaaagaaagaattctgAATAGGCAAATGTGTGCCAATTTTATGAGTTCTGTCTGTTAGTATAAATAGTTAATGATCAAGTCTTGTTGATTAATGGCTGGTTAGGAGTAAGTGAAATAATTCAAAGGGTAGTGCTTACTACACATTAACCATTAAAGTCTAACTTCCCAGATCTTTTGATATATTCTAGCAGACAAAATATGCAATACTTTATTCACAGTGCTTATCCCTTGTGTTTGCTGAAAGGTCAGTGTAGACATTAATTTTTAGATTAATTTGGGCCAAAAAAGTTTGTGTGTCAGTTATCCATTGTATTTCATCAGTGTATATTGTGGACAGTGCCAGTATAGGGGATGGATACACAACAGAAAAAGTGGTTGTATGATGACATACAGCATAAAGTGTGTTTCCCAGTAGGGTTGCAGTCTCAGAGTTTGCACTCCTCTTTAGAGAATTCCAGTGTTTaaactcttccttctgccctcaGATCTACGTGGAAATCGAACGTGCTCGCTTGACAAAGACACTTGCAACAATAAAGGAGCAGAACGGGGAGGTGAAAGAGGCTGCCTCGATTCTGCAGGAGTTGCAGGTAACACCTTGGAGCTCAGAATTGCAACAGCAATTAATTCTGACTCTTCTGAGATTGTTAGAAACTGAATCAGGTATGCTTGCAGAAATGCCTGGAATGAGATGAACTGCTACCAATGAAAGTGCAGTTTGGCTTTTAACTGCTTTTATTAATCTCATGGTTGGGTTACATAGAATATCTTCCGGTTGGAAAGCAGATTTCAATTCTCTACTTAGTGCATTGAGTTTGGTGTTGTGGATTCTTTCGTGTAAGTGGGGGCGATAATTAAAATGGAATAAcctttattccattttcacTTGCTCTGTAATagcttttcttctgttgttttgttttggtgtgttCCCCCTCCAGGCAGCCTCCCACTCTTCTAGCACAGTTAAGTCTTCATTTGATTTGGCTTTGACAAAATTAAGTAGttataatttcatttcaggTGGAAACCTACGGttcaatggaaaagaaagaacgTGTAGAATTTATCTTGGAGCAGATGAGACTCTGTCTAGCTGTAAAGGACTATATTCGGACTCAAATTATcagcaaaaaaattaatacaaaattttttcaagaagaaaacacagaagtaaGTAATTGGAGGATTTCTTACCCTCCCCTCACCCAAATTTTAATCTGACTTGCCTCTCTTCAGGTCCAAGTGTATTTATTTAAATCCCTCTGTTTTCTGGGGTTCAGCTGAATTTCATTTATGTGTCTTGGAGCTGTGTTAATTTGACTTTTTGATACTGTTTCAGAAACTAAAGTTGAAATACTACAACTTAATGATCCAGCTGGATCAACACGAAGGCTCCTACCTCTCAATCTGTAAGCACTACAGAGCCATTTATGACACTCCCTGTATCCAGGCTGAAAGTGAAAAGTGGCAACAGGTAAAAAAACTTTCTCTACAAAATCACTGTATTTCCATGTGACAAATATCCATTTCTTACCACATCAGTGTACAGAGGATGAAATAGCTCATCAgtctgtttttatttaaatggttGTATTAACAAATTGGTTAGTTGAAAACAGATGATGGAGTTGATTTCAAAAGAATGTTTGTAATCAACATCTTCATTTTATTACCTTTGAAATTGACAATGTCTGAACTGTTTCATACAAGTGTAGATTACAAACAGCTGTGCAAGTGTGGTCTCGGTGCTGTTGTGTGTGCAGTACAGATGTCTTTCAtgtttgaaaagttttttttacttcatgtATTTATTTGAAACACTAGAATTTTGGTTAACCTGTGTCAATTTAAATGTACCacaattaatttctgaaagatAACATCAATTTCAGCTTAATTTCTTAATACACTGAGCTTAAATCTTCTACGTATTAAACTCTAAGCTCTGTGTCAGTTTTGGCAATTCCTCTGTTTAATTATGGGAAAAAACCACACTCTTTCCTCTTAAACAGGCACTGAAGAGCGTTGTTCTTTATGTTATTCTTTCACCTTATGACAATGAACAGTCTGATTTGGTGCACAGAATTAGTAGTGACAAAAAGCTAGAAGAAATCCCCAAGTATaagtaagtatcctttctaaTAACCAATTCTTAGATTAAAAAGTGTCTAACAGTGCAAGTAAATCTCTTTATGCTGAGTCTGCTGTAAGCAACTCTTAATTTAATGCTGCATTAGGAATACTGCAAAAATGTCATGGTTGTTCTatgtgaaaataaatggaaCTAAATGTGTGTAAAAATATGTTATTTCTCTTGTAAGAGAACGATCTTTGTTAGAAAAACAGTCAGACTTTAGCTGCCCCTGTTATTCATGGTAAtaagaataaaacattttaaattttgccTTGGATCTATTTTAAGTATGAGCCAGGCCTTATTAATACAGGATTGTAATCCAACTGTACTAAACCATTTAGAGACCTCCTAAAACTATTTACCACCATGGAGCTGATGAGGTGGAGTGCCCTAGTTGAAGAGTATGGGAAGGAGTTGAGAGAAGGATCCCTTGACAGTCCTGCAACAGATGTTTTTGGCTGTACAgaagaaggtgaaaagagaTGGAAAGATTTAAAGAACAGAGTTGTGGAACATGTAAGTAT
This window encodes:
- the PSMD12 gene encoding 26S proteasome non-ATPase regulatory subunit 12 isoform X2, producing MADGGAERADGRIVKMEVDYSATVDQRLPECERLAQEGRLQEVIENLLSLEKQTRTASDMVSTSRILVAIVKMCYEAKDWDALNENIILLSKRRSQLKQAVAKMVQQCCTYVEEITDLPVKLRLIDTLRMVTEGKIYVEIERARLTKTLATIKEQNGEVKEAASILQELQVETYGSMEKKERVEFILEQMRLCLAVKDYIRTQIISKKINTKFFQEENTEKLKLKYYNLMIQLDQHEGSYLSICKHYRAIYDTPCIQAESEKWQQALKSVVLYVILSPYDNEQSDLVHRISSDKKLEEIPKYKDLLKLFTTMELMRWSALVEEYGKELREGSLDSPATDVFGCTEEGEKRWKDLKNRVVEHPASIIFCT